The Methanobrevibacter millerae genome includes the window TTCAGCCAATTTTAGTTTTAACAATGCTTGTATTATTGATGTTCCTGTGGAGTGACCCATCAGTATTTTCAACACCTGAAATAATAAACATTATTTTAAAATCTGTTGTTGCCTGCCTCATATTTGTTTTGACAATATATGCATTCATTACAATTCTCGCATCACCTTTAAAGAAAAATTTGGGTATAGGAATGCTAGACTTATTAAGTCTGTTTATAATGCATATGAATGAAGGTTCCAATGATTTAGAATCCACCTTCGAAAACATGGGAGAATCAATAGATACAGTAGTTACATTTATTTGTTTTAAAGGAGTTAACGGCATTAAATCATTATTCATATCTCCATCCGTGCATCCAGGACCATTAGGAAAAATTGGAGGATCAAACATGCCTACAATACTTGCAAACTCATTCGATCATTTTACAATGGTTGCTCATGGTCCATCAACACATGACTTCAATCCAATTTCATCCAAAGAAATAGACAAAATTGAAAAAAGTGTTAAAGACGGATTAAGTGAAGTAACATTCTCAAAAAAAGCAAGCAAGTTTAAAAGATATTCCATGAATGCTGCAAATATTGGAGTTCAATTCTTTAATGAAGGAATGGTTATACTCTCAACACTTGCACCAAACGGTAGTGATGATATCGAGTTTGGTGTCGGCCTTACAATGATGACCCAAAGTATCAGCAAATGTAATGTGAAAGATTCAGTTATTGTAGATTGTCACAATTCATTTACTCCTGAAAGCGGTGAAGTTTTACCTGGAAATCCTGAAGTTTTCGATTTGATTGATGCAATTGATAAAATTGAAGAAACTGAAAAACATGCCAATATCAGAGTAGGCTGCTGCGAAGATAAGATGGAAACCCTTGATAAACATGAAGGTATTGGGGAAAGCGGTTTGAAAGTAATGGTAATCGAAGTAGATAATCAGAGAACAGCATATGTTTTATTTGATTCAAATAATATGGAAATCGGATTCAGACAAGAAATTATGGATGCTACAAAAGATTTGGACATTGATGAAATAGAAGTGATGACCACAGATACACATACTGTGAATACCTTATCAAGAGGATATAATCCTGTTGGAATAGAAAAAAGACCTGAAATAATAGAATATATAATAAAATGTATAAAAATAGCTATTGATGATTTGGAAGATGTTGAAGTAGGAACTGGAACCAAAAAAATAAAAAACCTCAACACATTCGGTCCAAAAAATTCAACAGAACTTATCTCAACAATAAGCTCAATTGTTGCCGTCAGTAAAATAATAGCTCCAGTTTTGTTATTGACTGCATTGTTTATAGTATTTATATGGATTTTTTATGGTAATTTACCAATAATTGGCAATTAAAATCCAAACAATAATCCATGTAAAGAAGAAAGGTAAAACACAATCCCATATTTTTTGAGATCTATCAATTTCTTCTGTTGCAATTTTATCAGCTGATTTCATCATGGCATAAATAAAAACAATACCAAATATTAACCCAACCATATCATTTTTGAATCCTAAGGTTCCAATAGTGAATATACCAGATAATAAACCAGCAACGATTCCTAAAACAACATTAATTGAAGTAAGTTTAACAGTGTCGTCCAAAATATTTCCTCCACAAAATAAATTAAATAGAATAAATATAATTTAATAATTAATAGTATATTAAAGTATTGATATTTAAAGGTGTTTTAAATGAAAGCAATGTCAAATGTGGACATTTTTACAATTAGTGATGAACTTAATAATTTATTAACAGGTGCAAGAGTAGATAAATCCTTCCAACCAACCAAAGATATCGTTGTAATGAGATTTCACGTAGCTGGAACCGGAAGAGTTGATTTAGTGATGCAATGTGGTTCAAGGATACATACAAGCAAATATCCGCTTGAAAATCCCACCAATCCACCAACATTCCCAATGCTTTTAAGAAAAAGGGTGAAAGGAGCCCATGTTGTAAGTGTGAGTCAGCATAATTTTGATAGAGTTGTTGAAATTAAAGTAAAAAAAGACAAGTATTATACGATTGTTGTGGAATTGTTTGATAAAGGAAACATAATACTTTTGGATGAAGACAACAATATTATTTTACCTCTTAAAAGAAAACATTGGTCTACCAGAGATATAAGTTCAAAAAAAGAATATGTTTTTCCTGAAGATAGAGGTATCAATCCAATCAATGTTAGTGAAGAAGAATTTAAAGAAATTTTTATTGAAAAAGACAGCGATGTTGTGAGAACTTTAGCAGTTAACGGTTTTGGAAGTTTATATGCTGAAGAAATAATTGAAAGAGCAAATGAAAACACCGAAATAGATAAGAATACTTTAAATAAAGATTTAACACAAGAACAGTTTTCTGCATTATATAATTCATTAAAAGAATTATTTGATATTTTAAAAAATGAAGAGTATAAGCCCCAAATCGTTAAGGATGGAAGAAAGGAAGATGTACTTCCATTGGATTTGGTGAAATATGATGGCTTTGAAAAGAAATATTACGAGAATTTCAATGAGGCATGTGACGAGTTCTACTCAAAAAAAGTTAATACTGATATAAAAAATGTCAAAGAAAAAATCTGGAATAAAAAAGTAAACAAGTTTGAAAAAAGATTACGTTTACAAGAAGAAACACTCGATAATTTTAATAAAACTATTGAAACAAGCCAACATAAAGGAGAGTTAATTTATTCTAATTACACCACCCTCGAAAATCTAATAAATGTTGTTAACTCAGCCATAAGTAAAGACTACTCTTTTAAAGAAATTGGAAAAATTCTTAAAAAAGCAAAAGAAGATGGAATGAGTGAAGCGGAAATATTTGAATCAATTGATAAAATGGGCGTTTTAACACTGAAAATTGAGGATACTTCAATAATAATAGACCCTAAATTATCAATTCCCGAAAACGCTGAAAATTATTATGAAAAATCTAAAAAAGCTAAAAAGAAAACAAAAGGTGCTTTAATAGCTATAGAAAACACCAAAAAACAACTTGAAAAAATTAAAGCCAAAAAAGAAGTGGCCATGGAAAATATATCCATTCCAAAAAAGCGTGAAAAGAAAAATCTTAAATGGTATGAGAAATTAAGATGGTTTATTACTTCAGACAATACTTTGGTGATTGGTGGACGTGATGCAGGCACTAACGAAGCCGTTGTCAAAAAATATTTAGATAATAATGACATTTATTTGCATGCAGACATACATGGTGCATCATCAACTGCAATAAAATTAGAAGGCAAATCATTAAATGATACAATCCTCAAAGAATCTGGTGAGTTTGCAGCATCATTTTCATCTGCTTGGTCAAAAGGTTTCACAACCCAAGACGTGTTTTGGGTTCATCCAGACCAGGTATCAAAAACACCTGAAGCTGGAGAATTTTTAGCAAAAGGATCATTTGTAATAAGAGGAAACCGCAATTACATAAGAAGTGCAAGAGTAAAAATCGCTATCGGAATAGTTGACTATGAAGGAAAAAGAATAATGGCCGGACCAGTGGAATCACTTGAGGCACACTGTGACAATTATGTTGTGCTGAAACCGGGATATACAAAAAAAGAAGCGATAGCTAAAAAGATTCTGCATAAAATAAATGAAGAAGATTTATTGACTCTTGATGATATTATTAGAGTACTACCATCAGGCAAATGTGATATCGATGAAGAGTATCATCAAAGAAAAAAATATGAAAAGAATTAATCCTGATACTCTTCAGGATTATATTCAAAATATTCATTAGGATTTAAAATAACTGTACTGATTTTTGGATTGAATTGCATCACAAAGTTTGCAAAAATAGTAGGATCTTGCTCTATTGCGGGAAAAGTATTGTAATGCATTGGAATTGTTACCTTAGGATTTAACCACATTGAAGCAAGAGCTGCTTCAAAAGGACCCATTGTAAATTTATCACCAATAGGAACCATAACAATATCCGGCTTGTAAATATCACCAATAATTGTTTTCATATCACCAAATAAACCAGTATCCCCAGAATGGAATATTGAAGTTCCGTCTTCAAAGGTAATTAAAAAACTAGCTGCAACACCACCAGGAACTACTTCTTCAACCATATCAATATCAGAGGAATGTTTTGCATCAAGCATAGTGAATTTAACTCCCCTGAATATGAAAGAACCACCGATATTGACACCAATAGTTTCTATACCTTGTTTAGATAAAAATAAAGACACTTCATGAATAGCTGCAATAGGGGCATTAGTTGAATTGGAAATATCTAATGCATCACCCAAATGGTCAGAATGTCCGTGAGTAACTAGAATAATATCCGGATTTAATTCTTCTACAGGAACCGGACATGAAGGGTTGTTACTGATGAACGGATCAATTAATATATGGACATCATCATCACTTATTACTTCAAAACATGAATGGCCTAACCATCTAATTTCCATTAAGCAACTCCCCCAGCAATACTATTTAAAATCACATTTTCATCCAAGTTAGAAGCAATATTCCAAGTTTTTTCAAAATCGGCTCTGATATTTGAAATTGAAGCTCTATCATCATAAATAGCACCATACTCAGGATTGCCTGAAACATAACCGTCAGAGATAATCATTGCATGTGAGTCATCTGTGATTAAATTAACGGTATGTACCTTAGGTACAGTTTTTATATGAACTCCTTGTTTTAACAAAGAAGCTATTAATACAGTATAAGAAATATCAGATAAATCAAATTCATCAATAATAACTCTTGAATATATTGTAGGGACATGAGATAAGAATCTGTCGGATAAAGTGTTTAAAGATGGGATTTCCAACATTATTTCTTTATTCACTCCAACAGCCAATTCTTCAAAAGCATCATTTGAAGTAACTAATTCATTACCTATTAAAACATTACCTTTTAAAGAGTCAGGAACAGGCAATCTTTCAGGGTTATTAATATCAATTGCAATATCTCTTTGAGTAGGAACTGTTTGAGAAACAATTGCTGGTTCCAAATCCTGAGATAATGCTTTTTTAATTTCTTCTGTTTTATCAACACTTTGTTCTACAATAGGAGTTTCTTCATAAATGTAATCTTTTGAACGTTTTTTAGGTTTTCTAGTAACTTTAATAGGTTTTTCATAATTTGGGGTGAAATTCAATTCTTTATCTAAATCCACTTCTTTTTCTTCAGTATTTACAACACGTAAAACCGCTTTAGATTCATCAATTTCAGGAGCATCGAAGTACTCTCTTGGAGAAAGAGTGGAATTTTCTTCAGATTCATAATATTCCCACAGACCACTATCATCAATATTTTTACCATAATCATAATCATCATGTTCAGGCCTCATTATTAATGGACCGTTATTATCAAAATCACTGTTTGATTTAGAATTCCTTTTTGGAAAATTAATAGATGATTTATTGAATTCACCAGAATTCAAAAAGTCTTTGATAAGACCACTAGTTTTTTCAGCATTAGAATCAACAAAATAACTTATAATTAATATTATACCAACTATAGCTATTAAAAAACCAACCATCAATAAGACATCTACAAGGTTATATACCATTACTTCATATGATATAACCACACCAATCACAAATAAAATAATTCCTGATACAAATTTTAATGTATTTCCCAATTTGTTCACCCTTCATCAATTAATATTCACTCAAATACTAATATTTATTAATTACCCTATTTATAAACCTAATGGTTAAAATATCAAATTTCACCTAAATTAATTCATCAAATAAAAAAAATATTTATATACTCTTTGTTTTTGAGTGATTTTCCTATTAAAAAAAAATATTCAAAGTGAAAAATTGCTTTTAAAAAAACATGATACTTAAATGTAATACTTTTTTAATTTAAAGTAATATTAATATTATTGAAAAAACTACATTTTAAATGGTGAGAACAATGAAGTCAATGAAAAAATTTATCAACGAAGAATCAGGTCAGGGCGCAGCAGAATACATTTTACTGTTCGGAGGAGTTATTGTTATTGCACTTCTAGCTTTAACAATATATAGATCATATATGGAAACCAGCGATAAAAGTTTAAAAGCAAAAGACGATATTATAGACGTCAGAAATACAATATTGGACAATAGAACACATGTATAGAAAAATAGACAATAAAGGACAAAGTAGTGCAGAACTGATCCTAATCATTGGAGGATTATTGGTTATAATATTATTTGTAGCATCCTACATTACAAAAATAACAAACACTACTCAAAATTCTTTTAAAGGATTAATAAAACAAGAAAGAGATTATTTAATAAATAAAATATAAGGGGAGTAAACTCTCCTTATTCATCTAAAATTTTGTTTAAACATTCATTCCAAGATTCAGAATTAATATTAGTTAATTTCATCGAAGTTCTGGTTAATTCACGAATGTTTTGAGGACATGCACTAACACATGCTCCACACAAATTACAAAATGTTAAATTAGTTTCAGATTTGCCATCAACGATTTCAACAGCATTACATGGGCAAACATCCAGGCATGCATGACAAGAATCACCTTTACAAATTCCCTCTTCAGTTTCAACTAATTCTAATTTACCTGCAAATGGTTTAGATACATTAATTGCATCTACAGGACAAATTTCAGCACACCATGAACAATTTACACAATCGTCTTCAACAATATATGTCGTTCCAGTAATTTCAGGAACTATAATTTGATCTTGTAACATACAAGTTGAACAGATTTCAGTAATCGCATCTTGAGGACATATCCGTTTACAAATTCCACAATAAACACATTTTGATGTATCTACTTCAATGCTATTATTAAGCAAATCAACACTGGATGTAGGTACATTATTTATTATAATTGCTCCAGGAGGACATAAATCAGCACAGAATCCACAATAGATACATTTTTCATCATCAATAGAGATTTCTCCTCTAACTAAATCTTCTCTTTTAGGGAGTTCTCTTTTGAACAATATTGCATCCCTTGGACAAGCAATAGAACATCTTCCACAGAATAAGCAATCCTCTTCACATACTTCAGATTCAACTTCCCAATTTGGATAATTATCCATTTTTTTGATTTCAGTACCATCAATAGTCAAGGATAATGCATCGAATGGACAAGCTACAGAACATAAACCACACAATACACATGAATTAGAATTTACAGACAATAAATCCATCTCTATTAATCCACGTGCAATAGGTACAGTTGGCTCCAATCTCAAAGAAGATGTGGGACAAACATTACTACAAATTCCACAACCTAAACATTTTGAATCATCATATTTCAATTTACGAACTTCTGAACCAGTTCTTTC containing:
- a CDS encoding Flp family type IVb pilin; this encodes MKSMKKFINEESGQGAAEYILLFGGVIVIALLALTIYRSYMETSDKSLKAKDDIIDVRNTILDNRTHV
- the rqcH gene encoding ribosome rescue protein RqcH, producing MKAMSNVDIFTISDELNNLLTGARVDKSFQPTKDIVVMRFHVAGTGRVDLVMQCGSRIHTSKYPLENPTNPPTFPMLLRKRVKGAHVVSVSQHNFDRVVEIKVKKDKYYTIVVELFDKGNIILLDEDNNIILPLKRKHWSTRDISSKKEYVFPEDRGINPINVSEEEFKEIFIEKDSDVVRTLAVNGFGSLYAEEIIERANENTEIDKNTLNKDLTQEQFSALYNSLKELFDILKNEEYKPQIVKDGRKEDVLPLDLVKYDGFEKKYYENFNEACDEFYSKKVNTDIKNVKEKIWNKKVNKFEKRLRLQEETLDNFNKTIETSQHKGELIYSNYTTLENLINVVNSAISKDYSFKEIGKILKKAKEDGMSEAEIFESIDKMGVLTLKIEDTSIIIDPKLSIPENAENYYEKSKKAKKKTKGALIAIENTKKQLEKIKAKKEVAMENISIPKKREKKNLKWYEKLRWFITSDNTLVIGGRDAGTNEAVVKKYLDNNDIYLHADIHGASSTAIKLEGKSLNDTILKESGEFAASFSSAWSKGFTTQDVFWVHPDQVSKTPEAGEFLAKGSFVIRGNRNYIRSARVKIAIGIVDYEGKRIMAGPVESLEAHCDNYVVLKPGYTKKEAIAKKILHKINEEDLLTLDDIIRVLPSGKCDIDEEYHQRKKYEKN
- a CDS encoding class III signal peptide-containing protein; its protein translation is MYRKIDNKGQSSAELILIIGGLLVIILFVASYITKITNTTQNSFKGLIKQERDYLINKI
- a CDS encoding metal-dependent hydrolase — translated: MEIRWLGHSCFEVISDDDVHILIDPFISNNPSCPVPVEELNPDIILVTHGHSDHLGDALDISNSTNAPIAAIHEVSLFLSKQGIETIGVNIGGSFIFRGVKFTMLDAKHSSDIDMVEEVVPGGVAASFLITFEDGTSIFHSGDTGLFGDMKTIIGDIYKPDIVMVPIGDKFTMGPFEAALASMWLNPKVTIPMHYNTFPAIEQDPTIFANFVMQFNPKISTVILNPNEYFEYNPEEYQD
- a CDS encoding DUF5379 family protein is translated as MDDTVKLTSINVVLGIVAGLLSGIFTIGTLGFKNDMVGLIFGIVFIYAMMKSADKIATEEIDRSQKIWDCVLPFFFTWIIVWILIANYW
- a CDS encoding DUF2070 family protein; the encoded protein is MSSMSSVAGLSKYIKTLPSTGKSIIAICILSFLTGVIQFLINPQDSLSYNFFTEGFCTFMILGVSSILSGSVNQYWVRALKGINLKIKHSMFLSMLSMIFISLILIAGAILAQIFHIYLFVNSLLFACVLVYGFNTLVLWSTTKIGFSKSAIIGLIQPILVLTMLVLLMFLWSDPSVFSTPEIINIILKSVVACLIFVLTIYAFITILASPLKKNLGIGMLDLLSLFIMHMNEGSNDLESTFENMGESIDTVVTFICFKGVNGIKSLFISPSVHPGPLGKIGGSNMPTILANSFDHFTMVAHGPSTHDFNPISSKEIDKIEKSVKDGLSEVTFSKKASKFKRYSMNAANIGVQFFNEGMVILSTLAPNGSDDIEFGVGLTMMTQSISKCNVKDSVIVDCHNSFTPESGEVLPGNPEVFDLIDAIDKIEETEKHANIRVGCCEDKMETLDKHEGIGESGLKVMVIEVDNQRTAYVLFDSNNMEIGFRQEIMDATKDLDIDEIEVMTTDTHTVNTLSRGYNPVGIEKRPEIIEYIIKCIKIAIDDLEDVEVGTGTKKIKNLNTFGPKNSTELISTISSIVAVSKIIAPVLLLTALFIVFIWIFYGNLPIIGN
- the fwdF gene encoding tungsten-dependent formylmethanofuran dehydrogenase subunit FwdF, producing the protein MFNVERTGSEVRKLKYDDSKCLGCGICSNVCPTSSLRLEPTVPIARGLIEMDLLSVNSNSCVLCGLCSVACPFDALSLTIDGTEIKKMDNYPNWEVESEVCEEDCLFCGRCSIACPRDAILFKRELPKREDLVRGEISIDDEKCIYCGFCADLCPPGAIIINNVPTSSVDLLNNSIEVDTSKCVYCGICKRICPQDAITEICSTCMLQDQIIVPEITGTTYIVEDDCVNCSWCAEICPVDAINVSKPFAGKLELVETEEGICKGDSCHACLDVCPCNAVEIVDGKSETNLTFCNLCGACVSACPQNIRELTRTSMKLTNINSESWNECLNKILDE